From the Chitinispirillales bacterium genome, the window CTCTTCTTCTTGCGGTGACAATGTTTCGACTTTCGCTTAACGTAGCTACGACGCGTCTGATTTTGTCACGGGGATACGCCGGTGAAGTCATAAACGTATTCGGAAATTTTGTGACCGGCGGAAATATGATCGTCGGTTTCATAATATTCGTAATCATAGTTTTAATAAATTTTTTGGTAATAACAAAAGGCGCAGGAAGAATCGCTGAAGTTGCGGCAAGATTCACTTTGGACGCCATGCCCGGTAAACAAATGGCGATCGACGCTGATTTGAACGCCGGACTTATTACCGAGGACATCGCAAAACAGCGCCGAACTGACGTTTCCAGAGAAGCGGATTTTTACGGTGCGATGGACGGTGCGTCAAAATTCGTAAAAGGCGACGCCATAGCAGGAATTTTAATAACAATCATAGACATTATAGGCGGTTTCATTATTGGAATGACACAGATGGGGCTTACGTTTGAAGCATCGCTCGTAAAATTTACTACGCTCACAATCGGCGACGGTTTGGTTTCGCAGATGCCCGCCCTTATGATTTCAGTCGGAACCGGTATTTTGGTAAGCCGCGCCGGAAGCGAAGACAGTTTAGGCGGCGAAATCGCTTCGCAGTTATTTTCAAATTTTAGAGCGCTGTTCGTAGCGGGCGCAACAATGTTTTTCCTCGGATTTATTCCAGGGCTTCCCACTCATTTATTTGTTTTTATCGCTTTGTTTTTGGGCGGAATAGGGTTTATGGTCTGGCATTCCAACAAAGTAAGGGAACAAGAAGAACAGATTGTCGCCAAAGCCGGAACGATGAAAAAAAATCTTGCGGCGGACGCCGAAGAAAAAGTCGAGGATTATTTAATAGTAGATCCGCTTGAAATTGAAATTGGCTACGCGCTTATTATGCTTGTGGATGTTTCGCAGGGCGGCGATTTGCTTGACAGAATAAAACAAATCCGTAATCAATTGGCGTCGCAACTTGGAATTGTTATTCCTCCCGTGAGAATTCGTGACAACATGCAGCTTGAACCTAATCAATATGTAATTAAAATCAGAACAGTTAAAGTAGCGTCCGGAGAATTGATGAGCGGAAGTTATTTGGCTATGAATCCTACCGGAAATTTAGAAGCGATAAGAGGAATACAAACGATTGAGCCGGCGTTTGGGCTGCCTGCGGTATGGATTACCGAAAGCCAAAAAGATTTTGCCGAAATGTCGGGATATACTGTTGTGGAACTTCCTGCGGTTTTGGCGACGCATTTAACCGAAGTGATTAAAAACAACGCCGAAGATTTGCTGACTCGTCAGGATACGCAAGAACTCATCAACAATATTAAAGACAGTCATAAAGCGGTTGTAGATGAAGTTATTCCATCTATTTTATCGCTTGGAGAAGTACATAAGGTTCTGCAAAATCTTGTTCATGAACAAGTCTCAATTCGTGACTTGCCGCGAATTTTGGAAATTTTAGGAGAAGTCGGGCGTCAAA encodes:
- the flhA gene encoding flagellar biosynthesis protein FlhA: MMNIANIGASLQNNKLMNSFAKQRELLIVASVVFVIILMVIPLPTAFMDLFLAANIALALMILLISMYNRRPLDFSVFPALLLAVTMFRLSLNVATTRLILSRGYAGEVINVFGNFVTGGNMIVGFIIFVIIVLINFLVITKGAGRIAEVAARFTLDAMPGKQMAIDADLNAGLITEDIAKQRRTDVSREADFYGAMDGASKFVKGDAIAGILITIIDIIGGFIIGMTQMGLTFEASLVKFTTLTIGDGLVSQMPALMISVGTGILVSRAGSEDSLGGEIASQLFSNFRALFVAGATMFFLGFIPGLPTHLFVFIALFLGGIGFMVWHSNKVREQEEQIVAKAGTMKKNLAADAEEKVEDYLIVDPLEIEIGYALIMLVDVSQGGDLLDRIKQIRNQLASQLGIVIPPVRIRDNMQLEPNQYVIKIRTVKVASGELMSGSYLAMNPTGNLEAIRGIQTIEPAFGLPAVWITESQKDFAEMSGYTVVELPAVLATHLTEVIKNNAEDLLTRQDTQELINNIKDSHKAVVDEVIPSILSLGEVHKVLQNLVHEQVSIRDLPRILEILGEVGRQNKNIDVLTEYTRNGLSAQICERIKNADNTIRVITLDPNLEAKLEGSLTEYDGTVKLNLSPSDAGAIIDTVKKTAQDVKQIGEMPIMVTSPVIRLQMKRLTESDIPGMTVLSYNEIVSGIELQSIGMVSLDKDNDDETTQ